The Branchiostoma floridae strain S238N-H82 chromosome 3, Bfl_VNyyK, whole genome shotgun sequence genomic sequence ACATTACGATGAAATTTGTCACTTGAACTTGCTTCACATTGCAAGCATGTTTCTCACCGATACTCGAGGCCATTGTGCTACTGTTGTGGCCCCTCAGAGGCATTTCTACGTATGTGGTGATGCTGTCACAGTGCTCTTGGTATTTCGTTCCTTTTGGATCTGTATTTAAGATAACTGGTGAACTGTAGATTTTGCTATGGATGCTTACAAGATATGACACAACGATTTCAACATGGCAGCTTGGATCTCATCGACTCTTCAACGTTGTATGCAGCCAGATAGAGAAGTTGGCAAGACGTAAAAATGCCTTGTAGCATCTTTGTTCATAAAGCAGTGATGGCATTCTTAAGTGATGACGATAAGGTGACCACAAAGCAGTTGTTCGTAAGTATTTTACAGATATGACAAGGTTAAACACTTCTTGCAGCACTGCATTGTCTGTTCCTTCAAGTTTAAACCACAGAGACTCGTCATGAAGCACTCCAAATTCCTTACGTCTGCAGCATGGCAAGATGAATTAGATAGCAGAAGAATTGTAACAGCAACTGCAGACTTAACATGCCAATAGTATCATCCTTTCATACTCCTTGTTGTGATTCCTTGTTGTTGTGTAGGGCCAATGGCCTATTTTCCGGGTCTAAAGCGAGACATGTACGCGTCGCACGATCCGCAGTAAATACGCGGGTGCTCGACATACACCTTCTGACACAGGTGGCATCTGATGTACGTCGGGCGAtgcggggaggggggctgggaCTCATGGGAAGGTGTGGAATGCTGGGAAGACGAGGAGCTTGCCCCTCCTATCCCGCCATTGGTCAGCGGTTCGGGGTTCTGTTCCACGCCACGCGCTCTGAACAGCTGCTTAAGCTCGCTGGTCAGCGGATTTTTCATTGGCTGGCGATGGGTGGACGTCGTTCCAGGGTAGCGAATCTCGTGCCAGTCAACATTGGGCGGGACGTCGTACCGAGGCTCGCGAACTCCCGGGACCCTTCCCTGTGCATTCTGGGAGTTCCATCCGGGTTTGGAAAACCCCACCTGTTTCTTGGCGGTTGCCTTCTGAGGTTGTCCTGGAGGCATCCTCTGAGGTGCCACCATCATCTCCCGGTCATGGCTATCGAGTCTTTCTGGCTCCTCTGTTGGCTTTTTTCTTGGCATGGTGGAATATTTGGGAGCGTTCCTCTGGAAGGAAGACTGACAGGAGTTCTCGGTTGCGGAATAACTATGCCTACTCTGCTGCTGATGCAGGGCCGTCCTCTGGACCTCGTTGGATTGCTCCATAACCCGCATTTCAAACTTCTGAGCCAACACTTTTACCGGAGACTGCGGCTCATCGCCGTCCTCTTTTTTCCCTTGCACGGCTGCTGCCTCTCTCCGTTTTGTCTGGCTATTAGCCTGTTTCTGGGGAGGTTGATCACTACTTATGTGGGCAGTGTTTTGTGGAGGGTCGTGGGCAGCACTTTTTAACAGGCTGACTGGGCGCTGCGGGCTGGCTGACGGACGCACAGGTGCCTCAGTCAGAGtttcatcaatgtctgtcaTCAAGACTTGAGATTTCCGATTTGTTGGTTGCGTTGCAGCTTTCCTCTGTGGGCTGATGTTGGAGGGTGGGGAGTGAACCACCTGAAGCTGCACAGGTGCACTTACGGCAGTTTGGATCGGTGCTTGCTGATTGGTGGGGATGTCATCATGCGGCTGCTGGTTGGTTGACTCAGAGGGAGGTTTCTTTGCAGAAGCTTCTGGGTGATGCTGTACGGTTAAGAAAAAAGTCACACAATCAACGATGTTCTCAAGGCCAAATATTTGCTAATTCTTCTTGACTCTAGTGCAACTTCTTGGATTCAGCTCAAAAAACTTGTTTCACAATGGGCAAAGAACTGTTGATAATTAATGCCAATGGAGAAAAAGCAGTGTTGCTATACTTTACACAGCAAGCAGACAGAATAAGCACACATAATGTTCTCAACAGGATATCTTCTGAATCAACGTGCCAGCCCAACAGCTGGTCAGATCATCTTTTTGTTTGTAGGTTGACCTAACCCACGGAATAGCAGactgtgttgtatttcattgatGTCATATCCAGCCGAGAAAACACATTTCAATGCCAAAAGTGCCAGGAACTAAGGAAATTTGGTGTCTTCACTCAAAAAACCCCATTTGGCTATCGCCTGGTTCCGAACACCTAGCCTGTATCGTGATTTATCACGGCCCAGATATTCCATGAAACATAAATAACatagcagggctctagccagcgtccgtttttccgtcaattgacggaaatttgctgcatgtgacggaaaattttttaaaccaatctgtcaaccttgaaggacaaaaattctggtggaagctacaggcggcttggggacactgcccacggtcggaaagccacacactgtttgttttgctattgttatgattgttgacttagtgtgtcggcgccctttgcatacgataatctcattagaaacctgtttttcaaggtctcagttccgtctttctaacttaattttcgcggttttcgcgacaatgagaattggctgacggaaaaaattcttgagctggctagagccctgtaacATAGTTTTATTATTACATAACTAGCAAGGCTGTGACAGTTGTTAGGTAACTTACAATGGGTGGTGTGGACTGGGGAGGAGTCAGGGGGGCTCCGAACCCTTCGTGGACAGGAACGTCAGTGGGTGGGGGTGGTTTTCTTTGCTCtacaacaagacacaaacatTCATGCAAAGAGGGTTAGTGTTCAGGAACCTTGGTACATCCAACCCATACAAAACTTTACAACCAGGGGTGCCAATTCACATGTATGTAATGAAATTCGTAAGACTTTTACGGGATATTTAATATGGAACTCCTACGATTCAATAGTAAGAAACGTAGAAATTGCAATCCTTACTAATAGAAAGGATTGCACTATCCATTCCATAAAACTGGTATGAATTCCgtaaaatttgaatgtttttttgtaGTGAATCGTATAAATTCCAGAAAATCTCTAATATTGTGTTTCTTACTAGTGGATAGTAATATAAATTCCGTCAACTTCATATGCATTCTGTAAAACtagatataatatatatattcattatcAATTTAGTATATTGAATGaatacttaggcacccctgacaACTGTTATTAGTTATTAGCTGTAATATATGTTCGTAAATTAAAGATCATAAtattcagggttggacaagtccactagcctgatTTTCCCAAGTGAGAGTGcagatcgggcaagtgcatgtcctaccctaTTTGTCTGATTGGCAAGTAAGATTGAAATTTGAGactgagtgagattttgatatacttatCATTGTTACTTTTTAAAGACATGACAACAAGCAATtgtcaacatagaaaaaataGAGGCAATTAGAAgtattccattgctggaagaaaatgcaaataaaaattaaatttgaattttggacaagtgaaaagttggtttgggcaagtaaagtTTTTACGTACTTGCCCGATagaacaagtgaattttagaaaacttgtccaaccctaaaATATCTCCAAATGAACTAACCATATGCCAGGAGTTCCTGATGGCGCTGATGCAGGACGACCTGGCGTGACTTCAGACTGGCGATGAGGTTCTTGGCGTGCTGCTGGGCGTACAGCTGGCGCATCTGCTGCTGCAGGGCGGGGTCGGGCCACACGGAGCCGGACTTCTTCATCTGTCGTCATAGACAGTAGCTATGGTTTGTTAGGACATTCCAACAGTCTCATTACTTCACgtagtgttctagccagcctgaatttttttccatcccctggattttgaatggaaatcctgttaAAGGTGCAACAGTCCAAAGGGGGCCGGGGCATGCTtccccaggaaaattttgaaatctgaagaccctctgaaatactagttcttttattttgtgggacaaattttgcatggttcaatatctttacatgctgatttttgtccgtcacagaggatggaatgggaaAAATTTGTGTCCGTCCCCATTgtcaaaattccgtcaaaggacggatgctggctagaaccctggctTCAGGCATCACCAACACCAAGGAAAATCTTCAAGAATTAGTCAATTCAGAACCAGTTTACAGGAGGACAAATAAAGGCAAAAGGCTGCGGCCTTTGTTGGAAGGCCACTTTACAGGCTTGAAAAATCAGTGAAAAAGTTAAACATCAACACTGTAACAATTCTTTCAGGGTAAACTAAGATCACCACATTTTCACTGACACAGGAGCTTCATtgtacatgatttacatatatgtacatactgGGTTCAGAACAGGTCTGAACAAAAGGATAATTTTACAGAATACACAAACACGCATTGTCGAGATTTTAAAGAGATTTAACACCATTTCTTCATGTGGCAGTCTTAGTCTACCTGGCAGAATGATTGAAGGTTGATGTAATATAAGGCTTCACTCCTTTAAGCATTCAAAGCTGGACCACTCACAAACTATGATAGTAGCCACACAtcaaacaactacatgtaccaaccaCCTACCCAAACCACACGTCAAGAAGATCGAGTTGATCAAGATTGAAGGAAAAAGACCTAGCAGCTACCCACAAAAAAGATAGAAGTTTCCTGGCCAACAAACACACAACCAGGAGTTGTGAGAGAGCTTTGTCCAAACGGTTTGACTCAACTGTTGATGTGTGCCCGCCCCGGCCTGAAGCCCTCCTCGGGCCCTATATCCTCATATATCCTGCGCACCAAAGTTGGGAGGTGCTTTCATCCTCCTGACCGACCGACATGCAGATCAACAGAAAGAAAAGTTTTTGATTACGCTGAAATTGTGCTGCATACTTAAACTCATGTTTAGACTCAGGTTTGGATTTAGGTCCAgaggtccaggttcaggcctGGATTTGtaagtccggacctgtaccCTTTGTTGGTTACAAATAAAATTGCATGCTGCCATAAATTTTACATTAcaatttaaaaaacaacaacaacacctttGCCTTGAAGTGGTATAATGACCTCGCTCTGAACAATCTCATTAAAAAGAAAGTTGAAGGAGTTTTTCTCTCACCTGACTCTGATCTCCCTCCCCTCCCGGCACCTCCGGTCTGTTCTGTAGGCGCTGTAAGTGTTGCTGTCGAAGGGCTGCCCACTGCTGCTGTAGTGTGATGGCCTGCTGCTGTTCCTGGGTCACAAGTTGCTGCTGTTCCTGGGTCAAGAATCGCTGCTGTTCCTGGTTTATGAATTGCTGCTGTTCCTGGGTCATAAGCTGCTGCTGTTCCTGGGTCATGAATCGCTGCTGTTCAGAGGTCATGAACCGCTGCTGTTCCGGGGTCATGAATCGCTGCTGTTCCGGGGTCATGAATCGCTGCTGTTCCTGTTCTTGGGTCatcagctgctgctgctgttcgtcatcagctgctgctgctgttccTGGGCCATTAACTGCTGTTGCTCCCAGGCTGCTGCTTGTTGCTGCTCATGCTTCAACATTTGTTGCTGTTCCGGTGAAACAGCAGCAGCATTACCATCCCTGTCAGCTGGAACCTTCATGTACAGCTCGTTTGGATGTCTACCCTCTGGTCTCGGCACTCCTCTTGAGGTACTCCCATAACTGGCCGCACCCTGCTCTTTAACAAGATTCCTTAAGTTACCAGCACTGATGGACCTTTTGTCCGTTGATGTCCCCACCATTCCCTCAGCTCCCTCCGGCTGCCTACTGGGCAGTTGTTGACCATACAGTGGTCCTTCTCCATACTTGAGCTGCCCCCTTAAAGCAGTTGAAGCTTGATTGTCACCCACCTGTCTTCCACTAAGGCCCAGCCTTTCTGCGTCCATTTGAGACTGAAGCAACTGCTCTCTGGTAGCTCCATAAACTGCATAATGAGTAGCACTACTAGGAATGTAGTCTCGATCCCTTCTCCTGGATTCCCTCCCCCTCCTTTGCTCCGACACTGCCTGGGCGTGGGCGGCTGGTCTGCCGCGACTGTGATCGATGGACACGTAGATGGGCTGCTCGGTCTGTCTCTGACTCCCAGACGTGTAAATAGGAACGTTCGTGGTGAACGCGCTTGGCCCGTTGCCCCCCACCTGGACTGCGTGTAGGACGTTCTGCCTCTGGCTCGGCCTGGGATGCTCCCCCTGCCCCTGGATGCCGTCGGGAGGGCGAGTTTGGATGTTGCTGCGCACCACCGGCCCGTTGGGCACCACGGGTCGAGGTCTGGGAAGGCCCTGTGGGGGTCTTCTTGACTCGTAGAACTGTTCTGTTGTCCTGGTGGGCGTTTTGGAACGACTTCCCTCCACCATGCCGGGAGTGGGTGTCTTGGATCTTCTCTGTGCATGAGGCATTGGTCTGTTCCTCTGACTCATCTCCCCTGGGGTGGGGGTTTTCGACCTCCTGTTGTCCTCCCGAGGCTGCGCCCTGGGCGAGGGTTCGGGCGTTCTGGACCGGGGCCGCACCGGGGCGGCCTGATCGTCCGCAGCTACCCTTGGTTGCATGGATTCGTGGTGTGAGTGTCTTCTCTGGAGGTGTCGTAGCTTGGCCCTGTGTCGGGGATCTCTAGTATACTGCATCCCCTGTTGTCCTTGGGAATCCTTCTGTGAACCAGCACCCTCCCCAGGTGGCATGGCCCCCTCCGCCGGTGCCCGCTGTCCTCTCACTGCCTGTCCCTTCATTGGAAAAACAACGTAGTTGGAATTGGTCGTCTCAAGTCTCTGTCTCTCCTCCTTTGAATAAAAATGTTCAGGTGTCTTGGGTCGGCTGCCCCTCCTGGTGTCCTCCATACTGCGGGTTCTGGTGAGAGGAGAGGGGCTGCTCCTTGCAAAATGCGCGCCCACGTTTCCAGCTGCACCCGAGGGGCTGCTCCTTGCAAAATGCGCGCCCACGTTTCCAGCTGCACCCGAGGGGCTGCTCCTTGCAAAGTGTGCGCCCATGTTTCCAGCTGAACCCAAGACACTC encodes the following:
- the LOC118412011 gene encoding nuclear receptor coactivator 6-like, which produces MKKSGSVWPDPALQQQMRQLYAQQHAKNLIASLKSRQVVLHQRHQELLAYEQRKPPPPTDVPVHEGFGAPLTPPQSTPPIHHPEASAKKPPSESTNQQPHDDIPTNQQAPIQTAVSAPVQLQVVHSPPSNISPQRKAATQPTNRKSQVLMTDIDETLTEAPVRPSASPQRPVSLLKSAAHDPPQNTAHISSDQPPQKQANSQTKRREAAAVQGKKEDGDEPQSPVKVLAQKFEMRVMEQSNEVQRTALHQQQSRHSYSATENSCQSSFQRNAPKYSTMPRKKPTEEPERLDSHDREMMVAPQRMPPGQPQKATAKKQVGFSKPGWNSQNAQGRVPGVREPRYDVPPNVDWHEIRYPGTTSTHRQPMKNPLTSELKQLFRARGVEQNPEPLTNGGIGGASSSSSQHSTPSHESQPPSPHRPTYIRCHLCQKVYVEHPRIYCGSCDAYMSRFRPGK